In one Rubrobacter calidifluminis genomic region, the following are encoded:
- the rpmF gene encoding 50S ribosomal protein L32: MAVPKRKTSRARRDRRRSHHALRPPGFVECPNCGEVHLPHRVCPNCGYYKGRTAVAVEPTR, encoded by the coding sequence ATGGCCGTACCCAAGAGGAAGACGTCCCGCGCCCGCCGGGACCGGCGCCGCTCGCACCACGCGCTGAGGCCCCCGGGGTTCGTGGAGTGTCCTAACTGCGGGGAGGTGCACCTTCCCCACAGGGTGTGTCCCAACTGCGGCTACTACAAGGGCAGGACCGCGGTAGCGGTGGAGCCGACGAGGTAG
- the plsX gene encoding phosphate acyltransferase PlsX, with protein MRIAVDALGGDNAPDEIVAGAISAASRMPDDEILLVADAKTAGRFSASGLPGNVSFEEAGGAVRMDEEPAAAVRSRPDSSVAVCARLVRSGRAQAMFSAGSTGATVAAALIEIGRLPGCRRPAIAAFLPFSSPVLLLDVGATIQCRPEDLLNFAILGSGLARRYFGSEERARVGLVNVGEEAGKGSDLTKETYELLKTSSMVRFIGNVEGRDIGRGVADVIVTDGFTGNVMLKTAEGVASELMTMLRSALSEGVVSRLAAAVLRPRLLGLRDRVDPETYGGSFLLGVRGLVVIGHGNSRRRGVKNALLGITRTGEGLVEELGSALRRAREEAS; from the coding sequence GTGCGCATCGCCGTGGACGCCCTCGGGGGCGACAACGCGCCGGATGAGATAGTCGCCGGGGCCATCTCGGCGGCATCCCGGATGCCGGACGACGAGATCCTCCTGGTCGCCGACGCGAAGACGGCCGGGAGGTTCTCTGCTTCCGGGCTGCCCGGAAACGTCTCGTTCGAGGAGGCCGGGGGGGCGGTGAGGATGGACGAAGAGCCGGCCGCGGCGGTAAGGAGCCGTCCGGATTCGAGCGTGGCGGTTTGCGCGAGGCTGGTGCGTTCGGGCCGGGCGCAGGCCATGTTCTCCGCCGGGAGCACCGGGGCGACGGTCGCCGCCGCTCTCATCGAGATAGGCCGACTCCCGGGCTGTCGGCGCCCGGCGATAGCCGCCTTTCTGCCTTTCTCTTCTCCGGTCCTGCTGCTCGACGTGGGGGCCACGATACAATGCCGGCCCGAGGACCTGCTGAACTTCGCCATCCTAGGGAGCGGGCTCGCCCGCCGCTACTTCGGTTCCGAAGAGAGGGCGAGGGTGGGGCTCGTGAACGTCGGAGAAGAGGCGGGGAAGGGTAGCGACCTCACAAAGGAGACTTACGAGCTGTTGAAAACTTCCAGTATGGTTCGTTTCATCGGCAACGTCGAGGGCCGGGACATCGGGCGCGGCGTGGCGGACGTGATCGTGACCGACGGGTTCACCGGCAACGTGATGCTGAAGACGGCCGAGGGGGTGGCGAGCGAGCTGATGACGATGCTGCGTTCGGCACTTTCCGAGGGGGTTGTGAGCCGGCTCGCCGCGGCCGTCCTCCGGCCGCGGCTTCTGGGGCTTCGTGACCGGGTGGACCCGGAGACCTACGGAGGGTCTTTCCTTCTGGGGGTGCGCGGCCTCGTCGTCATCGGGCACGGCAACTCGCGTCGACGAGGTGTGAAGAACGCGCTGCTGGGGATCACGCGCACCGGTGAGGGGCTCGTAGAGGAGCTCGGCTCAGCTCTCCGCCGGGCCCGAGAGGAAGCGTCGTGA
- a CDS encoding beta-ketoacyl-ACP synthase III gives MNPLAAGRIAGVGRALGSRVVTNRDLELLLDTSDEWISSRTGIRERRFVGEGEDCVSLAVDASRRALSHAGVEGGDVDLVVCATSTAPEAVPSVASQVGEAIGACGVGAMDLGAACAGFAYGAAVAASMLRSGLATTILLVGVDELTSIVDLEDRATSILFGDGAGAVVLEQGDGSSGFVDHVLGADGRFAPLLRAGHPGSPQKLRQNGREVFRFATKIIPDLVEKLLVRNGISLDQVQYLIPHQANARIIQAAVRRLGMPEERVVINVDRYGNTSAASIPISYPDIYDEMEPGRYIITVGFGGGLTWAANLYRI, from the coding sequence GTGAACCCCCTCGCGGCCGGAAGGATAGCGGGCGTCGGGCGTGCGCTCGGCAGCCGGGTGGTGACCAACCGGGACCTCGAGCTTCTGCTGGATACTTCGGACGAGTGGATCTCGTCGCGGACCGGCATCAGGGAGCGGCGTTTCGTCGGCGAGGGGGAGGACTGCGTCTCGCTCGCCGTCGACGCCTCCCGCCGGGCGCTGTCCCACGCTGGGGTGGAGGGGGGTGATGTGGACCTGGTTGTATGCGCCACCTCGACCGCCCCGGAGGCGGTGCCCTCGGTCGCTTCTCAGGTGGGCGAGGCGATCGGAGCCTGCGGCGTGGGTGCTATGGACCTCGGGGCGGCCTGCGCCGGGTTCGCCTACGGCGCCGCCGTCGCCGCCTCTATGCTGCGGAGCGGGCTGGCCACGACCATCCTGCTGGTGGGTGTGGACGAGCTGACCTCGATAGTGGACCTCGAGGATCGCGCGACGAGCATCCTGTTCGGCGACGGAGCCGGAGCCGTGGTCCTGGAACAGGGGGACGGGAGCTCTGGCTTCGTCGACCACGTTCTCGGCGCCGACGGGCGTTTCGCCCCGCTCCTGCGCGCCGGGCACCCCGGGAGCCCGCAGAAGCTGCGCCAGAACGGACGCGAAGTCTTCCGCTTCGCCACCAAGATAATCCCGGATCTCGTCGAGAAACTGCTCGTGAGGAACGGCATCTCGCTCGATCAGGTGCAGTACCTCATCCCGCACCAGGCAAATGCACGTATAATACAGGCGGCGGTGCGCAGGCTGGGCATGCCGGAGGAGCGGGTGGTGATAAACGTGGATCGTTATGGGAACACCTCTGCGGCTTCGATCCCTATCTCCTATCCTGACATCTACGACGAGATGGAGCCGGGGCGTTACATCATCACGGTGGGGTTCGGCGGGGGGCTCACCTGGGCTGCCAACCTGTACCGGATATGA
- a CDS encoding ACP S-malonyltransferase, whose amino-acid sequence MTRRAVVFPGQGTPGGEISGRVEEVVRGVVGDGDVPYQLSVFARSVEVFHALRTRGVEFEVAAGHSLGEYAAAHAAGSLALEEAARLVAERDRLMREASRRNPGGMVAVIGVDPEEVVRVVEGIDGVVAANFNSPRQTVVSGREEALGEAVSRLGGRKIPLKVSGAFHSPLMAPAAEEMDRLLGEAVFGEPSIPMISAVDGNLLKSAEQIRSALRIQMLSPVRWVSVVERMVGMGIEEVVEAGEGGTLLRMLRDFEEKPVGRGAGELLA is encoded by the coding sequence TTGACGAGAAGAGCCGTCGTTTTCCCCGGCCAGGGAACTCCCGGGGGGGAGATCTCCGGTCGGGTGGAGGAGGTCGTCCGGGGGGTGGTCGGGGATGGAGATGTCCCCTACCAGCTCTCGGTCTTCGCCAGGTCCGTCGAGGTCTTTCACGCCCTGCGTACGCGAGGCGTGGAGTTCGAGGTGGCGGCCGGGCATTCTCTGGGAGAGTATGCCGCGGCGCACGCGGCCGGCAGCCTCGCGCTCGAGGAGGCGGCGCGTCTGGTCGCGGAGAGGGACAGGCTCATGAGGGAGGCCTCGCGGCGCAACCCCGGGGGGATGGTCGCCGTGATCGGGGTCGATCCCGAGGAGGTCGTGCGGGTCGTCGAGGGGATCGACGGGGTCGTCGCGGCGAACTTCAACAGCCCGCGCCAGACCGTCGTCTCCGGGCGCGAGGAGGCGCTCGGGGAGGCGGTCTCTCGTTTGGGGGGAAGGAAGATCCCGCTCAAGGTCTCGGGGGCCTTCCATTCGCCTCTCATGGCCCCTGCGGCGGAGGAGATGGACCGGCTGCTCGGGGAGGCCGTGTTCGGTGAGCCGTCCATCCCGATGATAAGCGCCGTCGACGGGAACCTCCTGAAGAGCGCCGAACAGATCCGCTCGGCGCTCAGAATACAGATGCTCTCGCCGGTCAGGTGGGTCTCGGTCGTCGAGAGAATGGTCGGGATGGGGATCGAAGAAGTGGTAGAGGCAGGAGAGGGGGGAACGCTCTTGAGGATGCTCAGGGACTTCGAGGAGAAGCCGGTGGGGCGCGGAGCCGGGGAGCTTCTCGCGTGA
- the fabZ gene encoding 3-hydroxyacyl-ACP dehydratase FabZ, translated as MGPAEIQRIIPHRYPFLLVDRIEELEPGVRAVGVKNVTQNEPFFQGHFPGYPVMPGVLIVEAMAQVGAVGVMSSGDHQGKLALFAGIDGVRFRRQVVPGDVLRMEVEIERARGRIGRGSARAEVGGELACEGRLMFAFAEKEQER; from the coding sequence ATGGGCCCGGCCGAGATACAGCGGATCATACCCCACCGCTATCCCTTTCTGCTGGTCGACAGGATCGAGGAGCTCGAGCCCGGTGTCAGGGCGGTCGGGGTGAAGAACGTCACCCAGAACGAGCCGTTCTTCCAGGGGCATTTCCCCGGATATCCGGTGATGCCCGGGGTGCTCATCGTCGAGGCCATGGCACAGGTCGGGGCGGTAGGGGTGATGTCCTCGGGGGATCACCAGGGCAAGCTCGCACTCTTCGCCGGGATCGACGGCGTGCGTTTCCGGCGGCAGGTCGTGCCGGGGGACGTGCTGCGCATGGAGGTCGAGATAGAGCGGGCGCGTGGGAGGATCGGACGCGGGTCGGCGAGGGCCGAGGTCGGCGGGGAGCTGGCCTGCGAGGGGAGGCTCATGTTCGCGTTCGCGGAGAAGGAGCAGGAGAGATGA
- the fabG gene encoding 3-oxoacyl-[acyl-carrier-protein] reductase yields MIRRGRVALVTGGGRGIGRALALRLAAEGADVAISYRSNEEAARKTAEEVRGAGVRCEVFRGDVADGEDVRAIFDAVGEAFGRLDILVNNAGTTRDNILLRMKEDEFDEVVATNLRGTYLCTQAALRPMIRARWGRIVNISSVVGLMGNAGQANYAASKAGIIGFTKSVAREVASRGITANVVAPGYVETELTADLPDKIKEQIRDQVPAGRFASADEVAEAVVFLAGEGAGYITGQTIAVDGGMVMH; encoded by the coding sequence ATGATACGAAGAGGGAGGGTCGCGCTCGTCACGGGCGGCGGTCGCGGCATCGGGAGGGCGCTCGCGCTCCGTCTCGCCGCCGAGGGCGCTGACGTGGCGATCTCCTACAGGTCGAACGAGGAGGCCGCCCGGAAGACCGCGGAGGAGGTCCGGGGAGCTGGGGTGCGCTGCGAGGTCTTCCGGGGGGACGTGGCCGACGGCGAGGACGTGAGGGCGATCTTCGATGCCGTAGGCGAGGCTTTCGGGCGGCTCGACATCCTCGTCAACAACGCCGGGACCACAAGGGACAACATCCTCCTGAGAATGAAGGAGGATGAGTTCGACGAGGTTGTCGCCACCAACCTGAGGGGGACCTACCTCTGCACCCAGGCCGCGCTCAGGCCCATGATCCGGGCGCGGTGGGGCAGGATCGTCAACATAAGCTCCGTCGTCGGTCTCATGGGCAACGCGGGGCAGGCCAACTACGCAGCATCCAAGGCCGGCATCATCGGCTTCACCAAGAGCGTGGCGCGGGAGGTCGCCTCCCGCGGCATCACCGCCAACGTCGTCGCCCCCGGCTACGTCGAGACCGAGCTCACCGCCGATCTGCCGGACAAGATAAAAGAGCAGATCCGGGATCAGGTACCCGCCGGTCGATTCGCCTCGGCCGACGAGGTCGCCGAGGCGGTGGTCTTCCTCGCTGGAGAGGGAGCCGGTTACATAACCGGGCAGACGATCGCCGTCGACGGCGGTATGGTTATGCACTAG
- the acpP gene encoding acyl carrier protein: MDREEILEKIREITAERLGVDESEITPEASFREDLEADSLDLVELIMELEEQFGMEIPDEEAEKITTVEEAVDYVAEHQTA, translated from the coding sequence ATGGACCGTGAGGAGATACTCGAGAAGATCCGCGAGATAACCGCCGAGCGTCTCGGCGTGGACGAGAGCGAGATCACGCCCGAGGCGTCCTTCAGGGAGGATCTCGAGGCGGACTCGCTGGATCTGGTCGAGCTCATCATGGAGCTCGAGGAACAGTTCGGCATGGAGATCCCCGACGAGGAGGCGGAGAAGATCACCACCGTCGAGGAGGCCGTAGACTACGTCGCGGAGCACCAGACGGCGTGA
- the fabF gene encoding beta-ketoacyl-ACP synthase II translates to MTDSGRGHAYITGVGAVTPLGVGVENFWDAALHGKSGIGEITLFDPSPYPSRIAGECRDFDPSDFIGKKEIRRMDRYTQMGVSAGLQAVEDAGVSGAVQNEPERVAIIMGTGIGGLSTWEREYRVLQERGPGRVSPFLITMMAPNMCAGYLAILLGARGPTQCPVLACATGAEAVAEGLEMIRRGDADVVIAGSSEAPITPLSMAGFCAIRAVSRRNDDPRGASRPFDAGRDGFVMSEGAGALVLESPEHAERRGAEPIAAVSGYGRTTDAYHVTAPDTEGRGVERAMRLALEDAGVEPGEVGHVNAHATATPTGDGPETKAIARLLPHAAVSGTKSMTGHSFGAIGATEAIMCALALRDGVLPPTINLEEVAPDCEPLDYVRDEARAVPGLKAAISNSMGFGGHNVVVVFESIG, encoded by the coding sequence GTGACGGACTCCGGCAGGGGACACGCCTACATAACCGGGGTGGGGGCGGTTACCCCGCTGGGCGTCGGCGTCGAGAACTTCTGGGACGCCGCCCTGCACGGGAAGAGCGGGATCGGCGAGATAACCCTCTTCGATCCCTCCCCCTACCCCTCCCGCATAGCGGGTGAGTGCCGCGACTTCGACCCCTCAGACTTCATCGGGAAGAAGGAGATCCGGCGCATGGACCGCTACACCCAGATGGGTGTGAGCGCCGGGTTGCAGGCGGTGGAGGACGCCGGGGTCTCCGGAGCCGTCCAGAACGAGCCCGAGCGCGTCGCGATAATCATGGGTACCGGCATAGGCGGGCTATCGACCTGGGAGCGCGAGTACCGGGTGCTGCAGGAGCGCGGTCCCGGACGGGTCAGCCCCTTCCTCATAACCATGATGGCCCCGAACATGTGCGCCGGATACCTGGCCATCCTGCTCGGCGCCAGGGGCCCGACCCAGTGCCCGGTACTCGCCTGCGCGACCGGGGCCGAGGCGGTCGCCGAAGGGCTCGAGATGATCCGACGCGGCGACGCCGACGTGGTCATCGCCGGCTCCTCCGAGGCACCGATCACCCCGCTCTCGATGGCCGGGTTCTGCGCCATACGGGCCGTGAGCCGCCGCAACGACGACCCGCGCGGCGCCAGCCGCCCGTTCGATGCCGGGCGTGACGGCTTCGTGATGAGCGAGGGAGCCGGCGCGCTCGTCCTCGAGAGCCCCGAGCACGCCGAGCGGCGCGGCGCCGAGCCCATAGCCGCGGTCTCCGGTTACGGGCGTACCACCGACGCCTACCACGTCACCGCACCGGACACCGAGGGGCGCGGCGTCGAGCGGGCGATGCGCCTCGCGCTCGAGGACGCCGGGGTCGAACCCGGGGAGGTCGGCCACGTGAACGCCCACGCCACCGCCACCCCGACCGGCGACGGTCCGGAGACGAAGGCCATCGCCCGCCTTTTGCCCCACGCCGCCGTCTCCGGCACCAAATCCATGACCGGTCACTCCTTCGGCGCCATCGGCGCGACCGAGGCGATAATGTGCGCCCTGGCCCTGCGCGACGGCGTCCTTCCCCCGACCATCAACCTCGAAGAGGTGGCCCCCGACTGCGAGCCGCTCGATTACGTGCGCGACGAAGCCAGGGCGGTTCCCGGTCTTAAGGCCGCGATCTCCAACTCGATGGGCTTCGGTGGCCACAACGTCGTCGTTGTCTTCGAGAGCATAGGGTAG
- the ligM gene encoding vanillate/3-O-methylgallate O-demethylase produces MGEVKRSLADVLREAGGAVELLYNSQTGPRVFPVVPPEYTNWRDEQRAWRESCVLFDQSHHMTDFYVEGRDAFGLLESLGINSFRNFASDKAKQYVACNPDGYVIGDVILYRLGEERFLLVGRPSVHNWVRYHAEKRGAEVEMEIDERTDLNPAGRRRLYRYQIQGPNALGLVEKLNGGPVPRIPFFNVGEINVAGRKVKALRHGMAGQPGFEIFGPWEEAEEIRGAIVEAGEEFGLRQAGSLAYQSATTESGWIPCPVPAIYTGEELEDYRRWLPANTYEATASLGGSYYSEDIEDYYFTPYDLGYGHMVGFDHDFVGREALERISGRPPKKKVTLVWDGDDVTEKIFSSLFERDGLPAKHLELPSSWYSALQYDRVVKGGRTVGISTYVGYSHNERSMLSLASVDVNLAEPGTEVTLLWGEKPNSRKPQVEPHEQVEVRATVAPAPLVEYARTAYREVS; encoded by the coding sequence ATGGGAGAGGTGAAGAGGAGTCTCGCGGACGTACTGCGGGAGGCGGGGGGGGCGGTGGAGCTTCTGTACAACTCGCAGACCGGGCCGCGGGTCTTTCCGGTGGTGCCGCCGGAGTATACGAACTGGCGCGACGAGCAGCGGGCGTGGAGGGAGAGCTGCGTTCTCTTCGACCAGTCGCACCACATGACAGACTTCTACGTCGAGGGGCGCGATGCGTTCGGGCTGCTCGAGTCGCTCGGGATAAACAGCTTCAGGAACTTCGCTTCTGATAAGGCCAAGCAGTACGTGGCGTGCAACCCGGACGGGTACGTCATAGGCGATGTGATCCTCTACCGGCTGGGCGAGGAGAGGTTCCTGCTCGTCGGACGTCCCAGCGTGCACAACTGGGTCCGCTACCACGCCGAGAAGCGTGGGGCCGAGGTGGAGATGGAGATCGACGAGCGGACCGACCTCAACCCTGCCGGCCGCCGCAGGCTCTACCGCTACCAGATCCAGGGCCCCAACGCCCTCGGGCTGGTGGAGAAGCTCAACGGCGGTCCCGTGCCCCGGATCCCCTTCTTCAACGTCGGGGAGATAAACGTCGCCGGGAGGAAGGTGAAGGCTCTGAGGCACGGGATGGCCGGGCAGCCCGGTTTCGAGATATTCGGTCCCTGGGAGGAGGCCGAAGAGATAAGAGGAGCCATCGTGGAGGCCGGGGAGGAGTTCGGTCTGAGGCAGGCCGGCTCCCTCGCCTACCAGTCCGCGACCACCGAGTCTGGCTGGATCCCCTGTCCCGTCCCCGCCATCTACACCGGTGAGGAGCTCGAAGACTACAGGAGGTGGCTCCCGGCGAACACCTACGAGGCTACGGCCTCTCTCGGGGGAAGCTACTACTCCGAGGACATAGAAGACTACTACTTCACCCCCTACGACCTCGGGTACGGGCACATGGTCGGCTTCGACCACGACTTCGTGGGCAGGGAGGCTCTCGAGAGGATCTCCGGGAGGCCGCCGAAGAAGAAGGTGACGCTCGTGTGGGACGGGGATGACGTCACGGAGAAGATCTTCTCGAGCCTCTTCGAGAGGGACGGTCTTCCCGCAAAACACCTGGAGCTTCCGTCCTCCTGGTACTCGGCGCTCCAGTACGACCGGGTCGTCAAGGGCGGCCGGACGGTCGGGATCTCCACCTACGTCGGCTACAGCCACAACGAGAGATCGATGCTCTCTCTGGCGAGCGTGGACGTGAATCTGGCCGAACCCGGCACGGAGGTCACCCTTCTTTGGGGCGAGAAGCCGAACTCCAGAAAGCCTCAGGTCGAGCCGCACGAGCAGGTGGAGGTAAGGGCCACCGTCGCCCCCGCTCCACTCGTCGAGTACGCCCGCACCGCCTACAGAGAGGTGAGCTGA
- a CDS encoding DUF1932 domain-containing protein has translation MSGEGHLAILGLGEAGGEISRDLAARGRRVLCYDIRLVEPPEGVEVVGSPEDAVRGAEAVLALVPPADAPEAARSAMPALGEGALYADCSSASPQQKRSIAGMLEKTGAEFVDLTLMGTVPGRGLSTPAFVSGPGAGRLAEMLSSLGMPVEKVSDEPGDAAGRKLLRSVFVKGMTGAIMEALEAGRAAGCEEWLWGNIVSELTNADEALVRRLVEGSYRHARRRADEMAAAEELLRELGVTPRITEATKERLRKLAAEGAGGG, from the coding sequence ATGAGCGGGGAAGGGCACCTCGCGATCCTCGGGCTCGGGGAGGCGGGCGGTGAGATCTCCCGCGACCTCGCCGCCCGCGGCCGGCGGGTGCTCTGCTACGACATAAGGCTCGTCGAGCCGCCCGAGGGGGTGGAGGTCGTGGGCTCCCCGGAGGATGCAGTGCGCGGCGCCGAAGCGGTGCTCGCGCTCGTCCCCCCCGCCGACGCCCCGGAGGCCGCCCGCTCGGCGATGCCCGCGCTCGGGGAGGGGGCGCTCTACGCCGACTGCAGCAGCGCGAGCCCGCAGCAGAAGCGCAGCATCGCCGGGATGCTCGAGAAGACCGGCGCGGAGTTCGTCGACCTCACCCTCATGGGCACCGTGCCGGGGAGGGGACTCTCCACGCCGGCCTTCGTCTCCGGTCCGGGGGCCGGTCGGCTGGCGGAGATGCTGAGCTCTTTGGGGATGCCCGTGGAGAAGGTCTCCGACGAGCCCGGGGATGCGGCCGGGCGCAAGCTCCTCAGGAGCGTCTTCGTCAAGGGGATGACCGGCGCGATCATGGAGGCGCTCGAGGCCGGACGGGCTGCGGGTTGCGAGGAGTGGCTGTGGGGCAACATCGTCTCCGAGCTCACGAACGCCGACGAGGCGCTCGTCCGGAGGCTCGTGGAGGGGAGCTACAGGCACGCCCGGCGCCGGGCGGACGAGATGGCCGCGGCGGAGGAGCTCCTGCGGGAGCTCGGCGTCACGCCGCGCATCACCGAAGCGACCAAGGAGAGGTTGCGGAAGCTCGCTGCAGAGGGAGCCGGCGGAGGGTGA
- a CDS encoding VOC family protein, with the protein MSAEPVRDIAHLGHVELLTPAFEESLWFFTDVLGMEEVERRGESAYLRAFGDYELSTLKLTAADRAGPGHIAWRATSQQALERRVRALEESGLGEGWVEGDFGHGPAYRFADPDGHPMEVYFETEKYRPPDHMRPVLKNQPQKFTARGVGVRRIDHVNLQAVDIDANSAFMHERLGFRLTEEVRLDNGRQGAAWMNVTQKSYDIAYGGRDVSGMGGRLHHVAYALDSREYVLRAADIFLDEEIFIEAGPAKHAVQQTFFLYVYEPGGNRVEMISDIKLLLDPDPETITWSQAEREKGQAWRTIMPESFFTYATPPPAGGDR; encoded by the coding sequence ATGAGCGCGGAGCCCGTCAGAGACATCGCCCATCTCGGGCACGTCGAGCTCCTCACCCCCGCCTTCGAGGAGAGCCTGTGGTTCTTCACCGACGTCCTGGGCATGGAGGAGGTGGAAAGACGGGGGGAGTCCGCATATCTCAGGGCCTTCGGCGACTACGAGCTCTCCACCCTCAAGCTCACCGCCGCGGACCGGGCGGGCCCCGGGCATATCGCCTGGAGAGCCACGAGCCAGCAGGCCCTGGAGAGGCGGGTGAGGGCGCTCGAGGAGAGCGGGCTCGGCGAGGGCTGGGTCGAGGGTGACTTCGGGCACGGCCCCGCCTACCGCTTCGCCGACCCCGACGGGCACCCGATGGAGGTCTACTTCGAGACCGAGAAGTACCGGCCGCCGGACCATATGCGCCCGGTGCTCAAGAACCAGCCGCAGAAGTTCACCGCCAGAGGCGTCGGCGTGCGCAGGATAGACCACGTCAACCTGCAGGCCGTCGACATCGACGCCAACAGCGCCTTCATGCACGAGAGGCTCGGCTTCCGGCTCACCGAGGAGGTCAGGCTCGACAACGGGCGGCAGGGGGCGGCGTGGATGAACGTCACGCAGAAATCTTACGACATCGCCTACGGGGGAAGGGACGTGAGCGGAATGGGAGGCAGGCTGCATCACGTCGCCTACGCCCTCGACAGCCGCGAGTACGTGCTGCGGGCGGCGGACATCTTCCTGGATGAGGAGATCTTCATCGAGGCCGGGCCGGCCAAGCACGCCGTGCAGCAGACCTTCTTCCTCTACGTCTACGAGCCCGGGGGCAACCGCGTCGAGATGATCTCGGACATAAAGCTCCTGCTGGACCCCGACCCCGAGACCATAACCTGGAGCCAGGCCGAGCGGGAGAAGGGGCAGGCCTGGCGCACGATCATGCCCGAGAGCTTCTTCACCTACGCCACACCGCCGCCGGCCGGAGGAGACAGATGA
- a CDS encoding 4-carboxy-4-hydroxy-2-oxoadipate aldolase/oxaloacetate decarboxylase: MSGVYRELARLGVATVYEASGRRGLVDASFVQVVPGSKVAGPARTVLCGQDDNLMVHAVMERVQPGEVLVITMPEPAPVALVGELLAVQAKVRGAAGVLVDASVRDLEELKELGLPVWARWVRVRGATKAEVGRLDVPVEVGGARISPGDIVVLDADGAVVVEAGRAEEVLEASRAREEREKNLRRKLEAGELSYDLHGLREVVEGGIS; encoded by the coding sequence GTGAGCGGGGTCTACAGGGAACTCGCCCGGCTCGGGGTCGCGACCGTCTACGAGGCCTCCGGCAGGCGCGGGCTCGTGGACGCCTCCTTCGTGCAGGTCGTCCCCGGCTCGAAGGTCGCCGGCCCGGCCCGGACGGTCCTCTGCGGGCAGGACGACAACCTGATGGTGCACGCGGTGATGGAGCGGGTGCAGCCCGGGGAGGTCCTGGTCATAACCATGCCCGAGCCCGCCCCGGTCGCGCTCGTCGGGGAGCTGCTTGCGGTGCAGGCGAAGGTCCGCGGCGCAGCGGGCGTACTCGTGGACGCCTCGGTACGCGACCTCGAGGAGCTAAAAGAGCTCGGGCTTCCGGTGTGGGCGCGTTGGGTGCGGGTGCGCGGGGCGACCAAGGCGGAGGTCGGCAGGCTCGATGTGCCCGTCGAGGTCGGCGGCGCCAGGATCTCACCCGGGGACATCGTCGTGCTCGACGCCGACGGGGCGGTCGTCGTCGAGGCCGGGCGGGCCGAGGAGGTTCTCGAGGCGTCCCGGGCGCGGGAGGAGCGGGAGAAAAACCTCCGCAGGAAGCTCGAGGCCGGCGAGCTCTCCTACGACCTGCACGGCCTCAGGGAGGTCGTGGAGGGAGGAATTTCATGA
- a CDS encoding PIG-L deacetylase family protein: MTQGGRTLLVVGAHSADFVWRAGGAAAVNAAAGGRSVVLALSYGERGESGELWKEEGQTVENVKKVRHAEAEEAAGALGAEFRCLDLGDYPLRVDDEALMRLVEIMRELAPDAIVTHTPEDPFNPDHPTAYQAVRQARLLAAGAGVPSAFPGIRPPALYLFEPHQPELCGFVPDTFLDITEVFERKKEAMQAMRAQKYLQQYYLQRAEQRANHARRVSGEKDIRYAEAFQRVLPQVVRSL; the protein is encoded by the coding sequence ATGACGCAGGGAGGCAGGACGCTCCTCGTCGTCGGCGCCCACTCGGCGGACTTCGTGTGGCGGGCGGGCGGGGCCGCGGCCGTCAACGCCGCCGCGGGCGGGCGCTCGGTGGTGCTCGCGCTCTCCTACGGGGAGCGCGGGGAATCCGGCGAGCTCTGGAAGGAGGAGGGGCAGACCGTCGAGAACGTGAAGAAGGTGCGCCACGCCGAGGCCGAGGAGGCGGCCGGGGCGCTCGGGGCCGAGTTCCGGTGCCTGGATCTCGGGGACTACCCCCTGCGGGTGGACGACGAGGCGCTGATGAGGCTCGTCGAGATCATGCGGGAGCTCGCCCCGGATGCGATCGTCACACACACCCCCGAGGACCCCTTCAACCCAGACCACCCGACGGCCTATCAGGCGGTCCGGCAGGCGCGGCTCCTCGCCGCCGGGGCCGGGGTGCCGAGCGCCTTCCCCGGCATACGGCCGCCCGCGCTCTACCTCTTCGAGCCGCACCAGCCGGAACTCTGCGGCTTCGTGCCGGACACCTTCCTGGACATAACGGAGGTCTTCGAACGCAAGAAGGAGGCGATGCAGGCCATGCGGGCGCAGAAGTACCTGCAGCAGTACTACCTGCAGCGGGCCGAGCAGCGGGCCAACCACGCGAGGAGGGTCTCGGGGGAGAAGGACATCCGCTACGCCGAGGCCTTCCAGCGGGTCCTGCCGCAGGTGGTGAGGTCGCTGTGA